Proteins encoded in a region of the Balaenoptera ricei isolate mBalRic1 chromosome 19, mBalRic1.hap2, whole genome shotgun sequence genome:
- the BEAN1 gene encoding protein BEAN1 codes for MSFKRPCPLARYNRTSYFYPTFSESSEHSHLLVSPVLVASAVIGVVIILSCITIIVGSIRRDRQARLQRHRHRHRRHHRHHHRRRRRRHREYEHGYVSDGHTYSRSSHRTRYTCSPAEDWPPPLDLSSDGDVDAMVLRELYPDSPPGYEECVGPGATQLYVPTDAPPPYSLTDFCPALDRALDAGSGRSPGQHQQAQRPQRQSGLCTISMDTLPPYEAVCGASPPPSGLLPLPGPEPGPRSSQDSPTPTRAPASGPERII; via the exons TAGCTCGATACAACCGCACCAGCTACTTCTACCCGACGTTCTCAGAGAGCTCAGAGCACAGCCATCTGCTTGTGTCTCCTGTGCTGGTGGCAAGCGCAGTCATAGGCGTGGTCATCATCCTCTCCTGCATCACCATCATCGTGGGCAGCATCCGCAGGGACAGGCAAGCCCGGCTCCAGCGGCACCGCCACCGCCATCGCcgccaccaccgccaccaccatcgccgccgccgccgccgccatcgAGAGTACGAGCACGGCTATG TGTCTGACGGGCACACGTATAGCCGCTCGAGCCACAGGACACGCTACACCTGCAGCCCTGCTGAGGACTGGCCTCCACCCTTGGACCTCAGCTCTGATGGGGACGTGGATGCCATGGTGCTCCGAGAGCTGTACCCAGATTCTCCACCAGG TTACGAGGAGTGTGTGGGGCCGGGGGCCACTCAGCTGTACGTCCCCACGGACGCCCCGCCCCCCTACTCGCTGACCGACTTCTGCCCTGCGCTGGACCGCGCCCTGGATGCGGGCAGTGGCCGCAGCCCCGGCCAACACCAGCAGGCACAGAGACCGCAGCGCCAGAGTGGCCTCTGCACCATTTCCATGGACACCCTGCCGCCTTATGAGGCCGTGTGTGGGGCCAGCCCCCCCCCATCGGGCCTGCTGCCACTGCCGGGACCAGAACCAGGGCCGAGGAGCTCCCAGGACTCGCCCACCCCAACCCGGGCCCCAGCCTCAGGCCCAGAGAGGATTATATGA
- the LOC132353169 gene encoding spermatogenesis-associated protein 2-like protein produces MSWPRPPGPDEDALETLLDDLISYYLDRAGEGRLGVCRQAALTCRAQRLLVTGVPPQLYLPEDVAPDLGTTHSQGAPSSAQHICHKLVQALEFLELISINLLLFPWRKEIRSLKTYTGNFVYWVRPVLSEHTLQTILGRLGYMATSEAEFSLVQAISEEDTKQMVFEIFLTRVMCEAVLGTSGRQLLGPGREKVDGPHCGPSSERGLLKTHRGLKEAQSSPGPSAGARTERALAESPDGQRSLPVAFSLPEISVAPSSPLTGPPVSLGPQRRTSTRSDSEEFLTCYSDLVLHQTPLFPRDHPLSSLKGKQLQSPGLGPSPPPGEATAPAGSSSEQPLVPSAAPESKGVTFPGQLCLVPGPQLSENSLDSKPEAQLELATPGTEAAPPSASSEMDELCEYLAHLLRPPTPAGHPGGSPGPGVEENGQSEPLMRPEPAGEGGSPDGRITQLWRSPQAHSHVQ; encoded by the exons ATGAGCTGGCCCCGACCCCCAGGCCCAGACGAGGATGCTCTTGAGACCCTCCTGGATGACCTCATCAGCTACTACCtggacagggcaggggagggccGGCTCGGGGTCTGCAGGCAAGCAGCTCTCACCTGCAGGGCCCAGCGGCTGCTGGTCACAGGGGTCCCTCCTCAGCTCTATCTGCCTGAGGATGTGGCCCCTGATCTGGGGACCACTCACTCCCAGGGggctcccagctctgcccagcaCATCTGCCACAAACTGGTGCAGGCACTGGAGTTCCTAGAGCTGATCTCCATCAACCTACTCCTGTTTCCCTGGAGGAAGGAAATCAGGTCCCTGAAG ACATACACAGGGAACTTTGTCTACTGGGTGCGGCCTGTGCTTTCTGAACACACACTGCAGACCATTCTGGGCAGGCTGGGCTACATGGCCACCTCCGAGGCCGAGTTTTCACTGGTCCAGGCCATCAGCGAGGAGGACACCAAGCAGATGGTGTTTGAGATCTTCCTGACAAGAGTCATGTGTGAGGCCGTTCTCGGAACCTCGGGCAGGCAGCTCCTCGGGCCGGGCAGAGAGAAAGTGGACGGGCCCCACTGCGGGCCGAGCTCAGAGAGGGGGCTGCTGAAGACCCACAGGGGCCTGAAGGAGGCCCAGTCAAGCCCAGGCCCCTCAGCAGGGGCAAGGACTGAGAGGGCCCTGGCTGAAAGCCCTGATGGTCAGCGCTCTCTGCCTGTGGCCTTTAGCCTGCCTGAGATCTCAGTagcccccagcagccccctcACTGGCCCCCCGGTCTCCTTGGGGCCCCAGCGCCGTACCAGCACACGCTCGGACAGTGAGGAGTTCCTGACCTGCTACAGCGACCTTGTGCTGCACCAGACACCCTTGTTCCCCAGGGACCATCCCCTGAGCAGCCTGAAGGGAAAGCAACTCCAGAGCCCAGGCCTGGGGCCCAGCCCACCTCCAGGGGAGGCAACTGCCCCCGCAGGTAGCAGCAGCGAGCAGCCCCTGGTCCCCAGCGCAGCTCCTGAGAGCAAAGGGGTCACCTTCCCCGGCCAGCTCTGCCTGGTGCCAGGCCCCCAGTTGTCAGAGAATTCCTTGGACTCAAAGCCAGAAGCACAGCTGGAGTTGGCCACCCCTGGTACAGAAGCTGCACCTCCAAGTGCTTCCTCTGAGATGGATGAGCTCTGTGAGTACCTCGCCCACCTCCTCAGACCCCCAACTCCAGCAGGCCACCCCGGGGGCTCCCCTGGCCCAGGGGTTGAGGAGAATGGACAATCAGAGCCTCTCATGAGGCCAGAGCCAGCCGGTGAGGGTGGCAGCCCAGACGGTAGAATCACTCAGCTCTGGAGGTCTCCTCAGGCCCACTCTCATGTACAATAG